One window of Trifolium pratense cultivar HEN17-A07 linkage group LG5, ARS_RC_1.1, whole genome shotgun sequence genomic DNA carries:
- the LOC123883411 gene encoding uncharacterized protein LOC123883411 isoform X1 — protein MSEESNSYGKATDLLNQLEDILESDALIDELGFIHPSQFSLLNEESGISANLSDEAIHQSADRIASSDQYSKLEKLCFWNRDHKLGISTHVLLPLYKAAKHAFFTAFKQYKMCGNQSDKVGICLPALASHDHLENILLRHSKSLLLLSCDFITAWNCRKLLVSKKKQISMFVDELRLSELVLSCSPKSEQAWSHRRWVIKSISANCSNFKEILGKESELVEKIAERSKMNYRAWNHRCWLISYMTNEQVLSEMKKSRSWAALHVSDNCCFHYRRQLLQKIMEDRSYVEETASYGHNADIVQAVKDELDWNEILIKRYVGREALWLHRRFLSMCWINSFPTVSSDESYHSKEATSKYHDFGTFLQNELCLLHASTSADDDYGDFQAQATYSASYILWLKVQVPKPHESELFEKIREIDLKTLLDKSCPERSSLFNYFMSYKAM, from the exons ATGAGTGAAGAGTCTAATTCTTATGGAAAGGCTACGGATCTCTTGAATCAGCTGGAGGATATCCTTGAATCTGATGCTCTAAT TGATGAGCTGGGGTTTATTCATCCATCCCAGTTTTCCTTGTTAAATGAAGAATCTGGCATTTCAGCAAATTTATCTGATGAAGCTATCCATCAATCAGCAGACAGGATAGCAAGCTCTGACCAATATTCCAAGCTTGAGAAACTATGCTTCTGGAACAGAGATCATAAATTGGGAATTTCAACTCATGTACTTCTACCGTTATATAAAGCAGCTAAACATGCATTTTTTACGGCATTTAAACAATACAAGATGTGTGGCAATCAATCTGACAAAGTTGGGATTTGTTTACCTGCTTTAGCATCCCATGACCATCTTGAAAACATACTTTTGAGACACAGCAAGTCTCTTCTACTGCTAAGCTGTGATTTTATAACTGCTTGGAATTGCAG AAAGTTATTAGTGTCCAAGAAGAAGCAGATCTCAATGTTTGTAGATGAACTTCGACTTTCAGAACTTGTGCTCTCGTGCTCACCCAAAAGTGAACAAGCTTGGAGTCATAG GCGATGGGTGATCAAGTCAATCTCTGCAAACTGTTCAAATTTCAAAGAGATTTTGGGAAAAGAATCTGAGCTGGTGGAAAAAATAGCTGAG AGATCAAAGATGAATTATCGTGCATGGAATCATCGTTGCTGGTTAATCTCATACATGACCAATGAACAG GTGCTATCTGAGATGAAGAAATCCAGAAGTTGGGCTGCACTGCATGTTTCCGATAATTGTTGCTTTCATTATCGCAGA CAGCTACTGCAGAAAATTATGGAGGACCGAAGTTACGTAGAAGAAACTGCATCTTATGGTCATAATGCTGATATTGTCCAAGCAGTGAAG GACGAACTTGATTGGAATGAAATATTGATAAAGCGTTACGTCGGAAGAGAG GCTCTATGGCTTCATCGTCGCTTTCTTTCCATGTGCTGGATAAATAGTTTTCCAACTGTTTCTAGTGATGAATCCTACCATTCCAAGGAGGCAACTAGCAAGTATCATGACTTTGGAACCTTTCTGCAGAATGAATTATGTCTCCTTCATGCCTCAACTTCTGCTGATGATGATTATGGGGATTTCCAAGCACAAGCTACATATTCTGCGAGTTACATATTGTGGTTGAAAGTG CAAGTGCCGAAGCCTCATGAAAGTGAGCTCTTTGAGAAGATAAGAGAGATAGATTTGAAGACGTTACTGGATAAGTCATGCCCAGAGAGATCCTCTCTGTTCAATTACTTTATGAGCTACAAAGCTATGTGA
- the LOC123883411 gene encoding uncharacterized protein LOC123883411 isoform X2 has translation MSEESNSYGKATDLLNQLEDILESDALIDELGFIHPSQFSLLNEESGISANLSDEAIHQSADRIASSDQYSKLEKLCFWNRDHKLGISTHVLLPLYKAAKHAFFTAFKQYKMCGNQSDKVGICLPALASHDHLENILLRHSKSLLLLSCDFITAWNCRKLLVSKKKQISMFVDELRLSELVLSCSPKSEQAWSHRRWVIKSISANCSNFKEILGKESELVEKIAERSKMNYRAWNHRCWLISYMTNEQVLSEMKKSRSWAALHVSDNCCFHYRRLLQKIMEDRSYVEETASYGHNADIVQAVKDELDWNEILIKRYVGREALWLHRRFLSMCWINSFPTVSSDESYHSKEATSKYHDFGTFLQNELCLLHASTSADDDYGDFQAQATYSASYILWLKVQVPKPHESELFEKIREIDLKTLLDKSCPERSSLFNYFMSYKAM, from the exons ATGAGTGAAGAGTCTAATTCTTATGGAAAGGCTACGGATCTCTTGAATCAGCTGGAGGATATCCTTGAATCTGATGCTCTAAT TGATGAGCTGGGGTTTATTCATCCATCCCAGTTTTCCTTGTTAAATGAAGAATCTGGCATTTCAGCAAATTTATCTGATGAAGCTATCCATCAATCAGCAGACAGGATAGCAAGCTCTGACCAATATTCCAAGCTTGAGAAACTATGCTTCTGGAACAGAGATCATAAATTGGGAATTTCAACTCATGTACTTCTACCGTTATATAAAGCAGCTAAACATGCATTTTTTACGGCATTTAAACAATACAAGATGTGTGGCAATCAATCTGACAAAGTTGGGATTTGTTTACCTGCTTTAGCATCCCATGACCATCTTGAAAACATACTTTTGAGACACAGCAAGTCTCTTCTACTGCTAAGCTGTGATTTTATAACTGCTTGGAATTGCAG AAAGTTATTAGTGTCCAAGAAGAAGCAGATCTCAATGTTTGTAGATGAACTTCGACTTTCAGAACTTGTGCTCTCGTGCTCACCCAAAAGTGAACAAGCTTGGAGTCATAG GCGATGGGTGATCAAGTCAATCTCTGCAAACTGTTCAAATTTCAAAGAGATTTTGGGAAAAGAATCTGAGCTGGTGGAAAAAATAGCTGAG AGATCAAAGATGAATTATCGTGCATGGAATCATCGTTGCTGGTTAATCTCATACATGACCAATGAACAG GTGCTATCTGAGATGAAGAAATCCAGAAGTTGGGCTGCACTGCATGTTTCCGATAATTGTTGCTTTCATTATCGCAGA CTACTGCAGAAAATTATGGAGGACCGAAGTTACGTAGAAGAAACTGCATCTTATGGTCATAATGCTGATATTGTCCAAGCAGTGAAG GACGAACTTGATTGGAATGAAATATTGATAAAGCGTTACGTCGGAAGAGAG GCTCTATGGCTTCATCGTCGCTTTCTTTCCATGTGCTGGATAAATAGTTTTCCAACTGTTTCTAGTGATGAATCCTACCATTCCAAGGAGGCAACTAGCAAGTATCATGACTTTGGAACCTTTCTGCAGAATGAATTATGTCTCCTTCATGCCTCAACTTCTGCTGATGATGATTATGGGGATTTCCAAGCACAAGCTACATATTCTGCGAGTTACATATTGTGGTTGAAAGTG CAAGTGCCGAAGCCTCATGAAAGTGAGCTCTTTGAGAAGATAAGAGAGATAGATTTGAAGACGTTACTGGATAAGTCATGCCCAGAGAGATCCTCTCTGTTCAATTACTTTATGAGCTACAAAGCTATGTGA
- the LOC123883412 gene encoding plasma membrane ATPase 1 — protein sequence MVEETKVEGTLSLDAVIKEAVDLENIPIEEVFDNLKCTKEGLSSEQVQNRLDMFGYNKLEEKKESKILKFLGFMWNPLSWVMEAAAIMAIAMAHGGVDHNGKKKRGDYQDFVGIIILLIINSTISFIEENNAGNAAAALMARLAPKAKVLRDGKWSEEDASVLVPGDIVSIKLGDIIPADARLLEGDPLKIDQSALTGESLPVTKHPGEGVYSGSTCKQGELEAIVIATGVHTFFGKAAHLVENTTHVGHFQKVLTSIGNFCICSIAIGMIIEIIVIYGVHGYGYRNGIDNLLVLLIGGIPIAMPTVLSVTMAIGSHKLSQQGAITKRMTAIEEMAGMDVLCSDKTGTLTLNKLTVDREMIEVFAKGVDKDLVVLMAARASRMENQDAIDCAIVSMLADPKEARAGIKEVHFLPFNPTDKRTALTYFDAAGTMHRVSKGAPEQILNLAHNKAEISQKVHAMIDRFAERGLRSLGVARQVVPEGTKDSPGGPWEFVALLPLFDPPRHDSAETIRRALDLGVSVKMITGDQLAIGKETGRRLGMGTNMYPSSSLLGENKDQLGSVSIDDLIENADGFAGVFPEHKYEIVKRLQARKHICGMTGDGVNDAPALKIADIGIAVADSTDAARSASDIVLTEPGLSVIISAVLTSRAIFQRMKNYTIYAVSITIRIVLGFMLLNAFWSFDFPPFMVLIIAILNDGTIMTISKDRVKPSPLPDSWKLSEIFATGVILGTYLALMTVIFFYIIFETNFFPDRFGVTHIRTNFHAPVTHEMKGMFASAVYLQVSTISQALIFVTRSRGWSYTERPGLLLVFAFIVAQLVATFISAYANWEIAGIRGIGMGWALVIWLFNIVTYVFLDPLKFAVAYQLSGRAWNLVVNQRTAFTNKNDFGKESREAAWAAEQRTLHGLRSFESKGFAEKHNNHREINTMADEAKRRAELARLRELHTLKGRVESFARLRGLDVETMNGHYTV from the exons atggtGGAGGAGACCAAAGTGGAGGGGACCTTGTCTCTTGATGCTGTTATAAAGGAAGCTGTTGATTTG GAGAACATTCCTATTGAGGAGGTTTTTGATAATCTCAAATGCACAAAAGAAGGTTTAAGCTCTGAACAAGTACAAAATAGGCTTGATATGTTTGGATACAATAAACTTGAAGAAAAGAAG GAAAGTAAAATACTaaagtttttagggtttatgtGGAATCCTTTGTCATGGGTTATGGAAGCTGCTGCTATCATGGCCATTGCTATGGCACATGGAGGGGTAGATCATAATGGAAAG AAGAAACGTGGAGATTATCAAGATTTTGTTGGCATAATTATTTTGCTAATTATAAACTCTACCATAAGTTTCATAGAAGAAAACAATGCTGGTAATGCAGCTGCTGCCCTTATGGCAAGATTGGCTCCAAAAGCAAAG GTACTTCGTGATGGAAAATGGAGCGAAGAAGACGCTTCAGTGTTGGTCCCTGGAGACATAGTTAGTATCAAGCTAGGTGACATTATTCCTGCGGATGCACGTCTCCTTGAAGGAGATCCTTTGAAGATTGATCAG TCTGCTCTTACTGGAGAGTCACTTCCTGTGACAAAACATCCTGGAGAAGGAGTATATTCTGGTTCAACCTGCAAGCAAGGAGAACTTGAGGCCATAGTCATTGCAACTGGAGTTCACACATTTTTTGGGAAAGCAGCTCATCTTGTCGAAAACACAACTCATGTTGGACATTTCCAGAAG GTTCTGACATCTATTGGGAATTTCTGTATCTGTTCAATTGCTATTGGAATGATTATTGAAATCATTGTGATATACGGCGTCCACGGATATGGATACAGAAATGGTATTGATAACCTTCTTGTTCTACTAATTGGTGGAATCCCTATTGCAATGCCAACTGTTCTTTCAGTTACAATGGCTATTGGTTCACATAAGTTGTCTCAGCAG GGTGCCATAACAAAGAGAATGACTGCTATTGAAGAAATGGCTGGCATGGATGTGTTATGTAGCGACAAAACAGGCACATTAACTCTTAACAAGCTTACAGTGGATAGGGAAATGATTGAG GTTTTCGCCAAAGGTGTTGACAAGGATTTGGTTGTACTTATGGCTGCAAGAGCGTCGAGGATGGAGAACCAAGATGCAATTGATTGTGCAATCGTTTCAATGTTGGCAGACCCAAAGGAG GCACGAGCTGGAATAAAAGAAGTTCACTTCCTTCCATTCAATCCAACTGATAAAAGAACTGCACTTACATACTTTGATGCTGCTGGTACTATGCACAGGGTTAGCAAAGGTGCACCAGAGCAG ATTCTCAATCTTGCACATAATAAGGCAGAAATTAGCCAAAAGGTTCATGCAATGATTGACAGATTTGCAGAACGTGGACTTCGTTCTCTTGGGGTTGCAAGACAG GTAGTACCTGAGGGAACTAAGGACAGTCCAGGAGGACCATGGGAGTTTGTTGCCCTTCTCCCTCTTTTTGACCCTCCTCGCCATGATAGTGCAGAAACAATCAGAAGAGCTCTTGATCTTGGTGTTAGTGTCAAAATGATCACCG GTGATCAACTTGCAATAGGAAAGGAAACAGGAAGGCGTCTAGGGATGGGGACTAACATGTATCCTTCATCGTCACTGCTTGGCGAAAATAAAGATCAATTAGGTTCTGTCTCCATTGATGATCTCATTGAGAATGCTGATGGTTTTGCTGGTGTCTTTCCTG AACACAAGTATGAGATTGTGAAGAGATTACAAGCTAGAAAGCACATTTGTGGGATGACTGGTGATGGAGTGAATGATGCACCTGCCTTAAAGATAGCTGACATAGGTATTGCAGTAGCAGATTCTACAGATGCTGCTCGAAGCGCTTCTGACATAGTGCTGACAGAACCTGGTTTGAGTGTCATCATAAGTGCAGTTTTAACTAGCCGTGCAATTTTCCAGAGAATGAAAAACTACACA ATATATGCTGTATCTATCACTATTCGTATTGTG CTGGGTTTCATGTTACTTAACGCCTTTTGGAGTTTTGACTTTCCACCCTTTATGGTTCTTATCATTGCCATTCTCAATGATG GAACCATCATGACAATATCTAAAGATAGGGTTAAGCCTTCTCCACTTCCAGATAGTTGGAAGCTTAGTGAAATTTTTGCAACTGGAGTTATTCTTGGTACCTATCTGGCTCTAATGACAGTGATCTTCTTCTATATAATCTTTGAAACAAACTTCTTTCCT GACCGTTTTGGTGTGACCCACATCCGCACCAATTTTCATGCTCCTGTAACTCATGAAATGAAAGGGATGTTTGCTTCTGCTGTCTATCTTCAAGTCAGTACCATTAGTCAAGCTTTAATCTTTGTGACACGGTCCAGGGGTTGGTCCTACACAGAAAGACCTGGTCTTTTGCTTGTTTTTGCCTTTATTGTTGCTCAGCTG GTTGCAACTTTCATATCAGCATATGCCAATTGGGAAATTGCTGGAATCAGAGGCATAGGAATGGGCTGGGCATTAGTCATTTGGTTGTTCAACATTGTAACTTATGTGTTTCTTGACCCTTTAAAGTTTGCTGTTGCTTATCAACTAAGCGGAAGGGCTTGGAATCTGGTGGTAAACCAAAGA ACTGCATTCACCAACAAAAATGATTTTGGTAAAGAATCTCGTGAGGCTGCATGGGCTGCTGAGCAGAGAACCTTGCACGGTCTTCGCTCTTTTGAGTCAAAAGGGTTTGCAGAGAAGCACAACAACCATAGAGAAATAAATACAATGGCAGACGAGGCTAAGAGGCGAGCAGAGTTAGCAAG GTTGAGAGAGCTTCACACACTGAAAGGAAGAGTGGAATCGTTTGCCAGGCTAAGGGGTTTGGACGTTGAGACCATGAATGGGCACTACACTGTCTAA